TTCGACCCAACGGATCACGTTGAGCAGGTAACCGATCAATACCGCAAAGAACAGGGCACCAATCAGGCCCAGGCCGAGCGGTAGCCCGACGTTACGATTGAGAATTCGGCGAAAACCTTTCTCGTCCATTGCGGACTCATTCGACATTGGGACGTCCATTCGATGATTGTCTCGCTTCTTCTTATCTGTCGGGGGGAGGCGTGTGGCACACTGACCGCGCGCGGCCCCCGAAGTTTGCCAAACATTTGCACATTCTGCGCGCCGAAACAGGGAGCTTCATGAGCGAAACCGATTACGTCACTGCCAAGACCGTTCTGCTGGTCGAAGATGACGATGTAGTACGCGAACTCACCACTGAGGTACTCGGTGAGCTCGGTTATCGCGTGCATGCCCTGAGCGATGGCCCCAGTGCCCTGAATCTGCTGCGCAGCGACCAGCAGGTCGATCTGCTGATGAGCGATATCGGCATGCCCGGCATGGACGGGCGCGAACTGGTGAAAGCCGCGCGCCAGCTGCGGCCGACCCTGCCGGTGCTGTTCGCCAGTGGCTACGATGAGCGCGAACTGCTCGAAGAAGTGCGCGCCCGCGACAGCGCGGCCGCCACCAACAGCATCGTCAAACCCTACGACCTGGGACTGCTGGCACAACGGCTGGACGACCTGGCGGGCGCCTGACACGGTCGACATCCCACGCTGTCCAGATGATCGCCTATCAGGCAGATCGATAGCACTTGCCGTACTCGGCTGCAGACGGGACGCTCGGCAAAACGTCCAGCCGAGGAAAGTGCATGCCCAGCATCAACCCTAGCCAAGCGGATCTACTGGCGTTCGCCGAGCGCATGCCCGGCGACACACCGATCCTGATGCTCAACCTGCTTCGTTTCAACGAGCAGGCCGCGTATGGTGCAGACAACCCCCATGCGCCATGCAGCGGGCGCGAAGCCTACGCGCGCTACAGCCGTACCGCGCTGAGCAAGGTCCGTGCGGTAGGTGGCGAAGTGCAGGTGATGGCTGACGTTCACCTGTCGCCGATCGCACCGAAGGACGAGCAGTGGGACCTGCTTCTGCTGGTGCGCTATCCCTCGGCAGCGGCCTTTCTGAGCATGCTCTCTGACCCGGAGTACAAGGCCGCCACCGTTCACCGTAGCGCCGCGCTGAGCGACTCCCGGCTGATCGGCACGACCCCTGCCTGAGCCCTATCCCGCCGCCTGCAGGTTGAGCACCAGCAGGCGCGCTGCGGTTTCCGCATCCGGCTCACCGTCATAGTTGACCGGCCGGTACTTCATCTGGAAGGCGGCGATGACGTTGCGCGTCGCCTCGTCCAGCTCGCCATGCTGCGGCACCGTGTACCCCTGCTGCGCCAGCTGCTCCTGGAACCACTGCACACTGGGCAGGCTGGTGCTGAACAGCGCCTGCTGGCGCGCCACCTCATCCTCGTTCGGCCAGGGCACCAGGCCTTCGTCGGCCAGGCGCTTCCAGGGAAACAGCGGCCCCGGATCGACCTTGCGCTGAGGCGCCACGTCGCCGTGCGCGATGATCGAGCCCAACGGCAGCTGGTGACGATTGACGATGTCCTTGAGCAGCACGATCAGGGTATCGATCTGCTGCGGCGCGAAAGGCTGCCAGTAGCGACCGCTCGGAGTCTGGTAATAGCCCTGGTTGACCAGCTCGATGCCGATGGTGGTGCTGTTGAGCCAGGTACGCCCCTTCCACTCGCTGACGCCGACGTGCCAGGCGCGGCGATTCTCGTCCACCAGGCGGTAGACGGTCGGCGGCGCGTCACCGATCAGGTAGTGGCTGCTCACCTCCGTCTGCGTCAGCAAATCGAGCGAGCGCTGCAGGTCGGCGGAGGTGTAGTGCAGCACGACGTACTGCACGCGGCTGTTCTGGCCAGTGGCGGTATGACTGTCGTCGATCCGCAGACCGCCGCTACAGCCAGCTAGCAGAACAAGCGCGAGAGCAAGACAAAGAGACTTCATGCGTGACCGAATACGCTCTGCAGGTTGTCCAGCAGCATGTCGACGCTGAGCATGATCAGCAGCATGCCCATCAGACGTTCCACTGCCATCAACCCGCGATTACCAAGGAACCGCTGCAGGAACGACGCCTGCAACAGGATGAATGCCGTCACCGCCCAGGCCAGGATCAGGGCCAGATAAAGCTCCCAGAGCGGCCCGGTGTGTGTGTTGCGCAGGGTCATCAGCACCGCCAGGGCCGAAGGTCCGGCCACCGCAGGTGTCGCCAACGGCACCAGCATCGGTTCGCCGTCCGGCACATCGCCGAGCAGCCCCTGCGGGCTGGGGAAAATCAGGCGCATGGCGATGACGAACAGGATGATACCGCCGGCAATGGCGGTTGCCTCGCGCGACAACCCGAGGCTGGTGAGGAATTTGTCACCAAAGGTGAGGAACAGCAGCAGCAGGCCGAGGGCGAACAGCAGTTCGCGCGCGGCGATCCACAGGCGCCGGCGCGGCTCGACGTTCTTCAGGGCAGCGATGTAGATGGCAATGTTGCCGAAAGGGTCTGTGACCAAAAAGATCAGCACGGCGATGCTGAAAATGTCCATGGGTATCTCCGCTGACAGGTGCGCATAGTCTAGGGCCTGCCCGGGCCACCCCGCGAGCCCGCGTGTGGGTCGGATATGCAATTTTTTCGGCAGGTGCGGATTTTTCATGACCGGAAACGCGGCAACGTTCGCGGCAACGACCGCTCGTAAGAATGTATACAAAGCAGTAGCCAAGATGGCTACAAAATGTCTAAATTGACCGCACAAGAACAACAGCGAGAAGTTTTCCAATGACCTCCACCGCTCAGCGCCCCGAGGACGAGAACCTCGGCCTTGGCTCCAACCTGCTCTACGGTCTGCAGCACGTGCTGACCATGTATGGCGGCATCGTCGCCGTGCCGCTGATAGTTGGCCAGGCCGCGGGCCTGTCGCCTGCCGATATAGGCCTGCTGATTGCCGCCTCGCTGTTCGTCGGTGGCGCCGCTACCCTGCTGCAGACCATTGGCATACCCTTCTTCGGCTGCCAGCTGCCACTGGTACAGGGTGTGTCTTTCGCAAGCGTCGCCACCATCGTGGCGATAGTGGGTACCAGCAATGGCGAAGGCGGGTTGCCGGTAGTGTTCGGTGCGGTGATAGGCGCAGCGGTGATCGGCCTGCTGATCACCCCCATCTTCTCCAAGATCACCAAGTTCTTCCCGCCTCTCGTCACCGGCATCGTCATCACCACCATCGGCCTTACCCTGATGCCGGTAGCCGCCCGCTGGGCCATGGGCGGCAACAGCGAGGCCGCCGACTTCGGCAGCATGGCCAATATCGGCCTGGCCGCCTTTACCCTGGCCACCGTGCTTCTGTTGAGCAAGGTGGGTAGCGCCACCATCTAGCGACTGTCGATTCTGCTGGCCATGGTGATCGGCACGCTGGTCGCCCTGGCGTTCGGCATGGCCGACTTTTCCAGGGTCAGCGAAGGTCCGGTGCTGGCGCTTCCGGCGCCATTGCACTTCGGCATGCCGGTATTCGAGGTAGCGGCGATCATCTCGATGCTTATCGTGGTGATGGTGATCCTGGTGGAAACCTCGGCCGACATCCTCGCCGTGGGCGACATCATCGATACCAGGATCGACTCCAAACGCCTCGGTAACGGTCTGCGCGCCGACATGATCGCCAGCATCATCGCGCCGCTGTTCGGCTCCTTCACCCAGAGCGCATTCGCCCAGAACGTCGGCCTGGTGGCCGTCACCGGCGTGAAGAGCCGCTATGTCGTGGCCACCGGCGGCCTGATTCTCGTCACGCTCGGCCTGCTGCCGATCATCGGCCGGGTCATCGCCGCAGTACCGACCTCGGTACTCGGCGGCGCCGGCATCGTGCTGTTCGGCACGGTCGCGGCCAGCGGCATCCGCACCCTGGCCAAGGTGGACTACCGCAACAACATGAATCTGGTGATCGTCGCCACGTCCATCGGCTTCGGCATGATCCCCATCGCCATGCCCAGCTTCTATCATCACTTCCCGGCCTGGTTCGAAACCATCTTCCATTCGGGCATCAGTTCGGCGGCGATCATGGCGATCCTGCTCAATCTGCTGTTCAACCACTTCACCACGGGCAACTCGGACCAGCAGTCGGTGTTCGTCGCCGGCACCGAACGCAGCCTGCGCTATCAGGACATCGCCGCACTGCACGAGGGCGATCATTTCATCGGTGGCAAGCTGTACGACGCACAGGGCAATGAAGTACCGCTACAGGATGACGATGACCATGCTCCGCGGGCCCGCACCGCCACCGCGACCGGCAAGGAGCGCGAAGAGCTTACGCACTGAAGGGGCAGGCCAATGGCGATGCCGAGCAGGGCTTGTCGGAGCCGGGTCTATACCGGCTCAGGCCTGTTCGACGCGGTTTCGGCCAGAACCCTTGGCGCGGTATAGCGCCTGATCCGCACGCTCGAAGGTGGCCTCGGTGGCCTCGTCATTGCGGAATTCGGCAATACCGCCGGAAAGAGTGATGGTCACCGGCTCACCCCTGAAGTGAAACGGGCAGGCTTCCACAGCGGCCCGCAGGGTTTCCAGCAATTGCACGCCCCCTTCGAGGGGCGTACCCGGAATAAGCAGAACGAACTCCTCACCACCAAAGCGGGCAATGAAATCGGTCTTGCGCAGACGCTTTTGCAGCTCTCCGGCAATGATCTTCAGAACCCGGTCGCCTGCCAGATGGCCGTAACCATCGTTGATCCGCTTGAAGTGGTCGATATCCAGCACCGCCATCAGCAACTGACCGCCATAGCGCTGATGCCGGGCAATCTCCAGGTCGAGGCGCTCGCTCCAGGCCGCCCGGTTGGGCAGGCCGGTCAGGGGATCGGTCAGCGATTTCTGTCGCTGCTCCTCGATATGCTGGCGAAACTGCTGCGCTTCCAGTTCCATTTCAGCAACGCGCCGAACCAGGCCCTGCAGCCGCTCGGCCACCGCATCCTCGCCGCTGTCGCGCTGGCGCTGATGATTGCTGACGCTTTGCAGCAGGCCCTCCAGGCGTTGCTCCAGTGCCAGCTTGAGCGCGTCCAGATCGGCCGCTTCCTGCACGCTGTTCTGCAAGTCGCTGACCTGATCGCGCAACTGCTGGTTGAAGTTGCGCGTGCTTTCCACCGAGGCGGTATAGCCTTCGTGCGCTTCACTGAGGGTGCCGATAAAGGCAGCCAGACGCTCATTGAGTTGCTTGAGATAGCCGGCAAACTCACGCTGGCCGCTGTCGGTGACGGCCAGTACCAGCACAGCCAGGTCATCCAGTACCGGCACCAGCTCGTACCAGTTGAGATTGCCTTCCAGACGCCGGCGCAATGCCTCGCCTTGCGGCAGGTGGCGTGCCGGTAACTCCAGCTCATCGAGCAGGTGGCGCAGGCTGCTGGCGATATGCGGGGCTACCGTGCTGTATCCCGGCTCACTGCCGGGCAGAGAGAATCGGCTGTCGCTGATATCTTGCTGCGGCACCAGGCCAGGCGGCAGCGGCAGGCTGTCCAGCATCGGCGCCGCCGCACTGACCTGAGGATGGGCCGGCTGCGCGGGAACGGCAGGCGATGACTCGCGTGCGGGCGCAGCCTCAGCCGGAGTCGAATCTTCGGACTCAGGGACAAGGGCAGGAGTAGTACTGTTCGCGGCCTCGTCGCCACTCTCACTGCGAGAGCCGAACAGACGCTGCAGCAATCCCGGCTGCTCCTGGATCGGGGCTTGCAGAACGGTCAGCGCCTGCCCCTGCAGATTGCTCAACTGACTGAGCAGCGCGGGGAGCAGGTAATGGTGGCTGGTGGCGTCCTGCAACTGCTTGCCGAGTGACTTGAGCGCCTTGCGCACCTCACGCGGTGGCTGCAGGCGTTGCAGCTGCTCGATCAGGGCTGCCAGGGCCGCGGCGGCCTGCTCGGCACGCTGCTGGCGGCGCTGCTCGGAATCCAGCACGGCCTTTTCCAGGCGAGGAAGCAGACCATCCAGCGCCGCGTCGATATCATCGCGGCGGAGAATCTCGCGCATCTCCTGCATGCATTGATCGACCGCCTTGTCCGTACCCTCGGCAGCCAGACTGCTGCGCACCAGACCACGACGCAACAGGTCGAGACGCGACTCCCAGCGACGCTCTAGCCTTTCCTGCTGTTCCAGGCTGCCGAGGTACTTGTCTTTCCAGCGTTGCGCGTCATCGCTCATACGGCTTACTCGGAAGATGGCGTCTTCAGCATAGGCATTTGCGGGCCACTTCGTGCATCCGGCAAGCGGATTTCCACGGCGACGGGAAGGTGATCCGAGATCGGCTGACTGAGTACGTCCACTCGCCCCAACTCCAGCTCGGAGCTGAGCAGGATATGGTCGAGACAGCGCTGTGGACGCCAACTGGGAAAGGTCGCCTCGACCTGCGGGGCGAGCAGGCCGAGATCACGCAAGGGAGAGTTTTCCAGCAGGTCGACGGCGTGGGTGTTCATATCCCCCATCAGCACCAGATGGCGAAACTCGCTGACCCGCTCGCGGATATAAGCCAGTTGCCGGGTACGGGTACGGGCGCCCAGGGCCAGATGCATCATCACCACGCACAGAGCGCCCTCACCTTCGCCAATGCGCATGAAGATCGCACCCCGTCCGGGCGGTCCGGGCAACGGATGATCCTCCAGCAGGGTAGGTCGCAGGCGACTGAGCACGCCGTTGCTGTGCTGGGCGAAACGCCCGAGATTGCGGTTGAGCTGCTGATACCAGTAGGGAAACGCGCCCTGCTGGGCCAGGTATTCGACCTGATTGACGTAGCCCGAGCGCAGGCTGCCGCCATCGACTTCCTGCAATGCCACGAGATCGAAGTCGGCAAGCAGATCACCAATGCGCTGCAGGTTGCCGGCACGCCCGGCATGGGGCAGCAGATGCTGCCAACTGCGCGTCAGGTAGTGGTGATAACGCTCGGTGTTGATGCCGACCTGGACATTGAAACTGAGCAGACGCAAAAGTCCGTCGGCTGGCCAGTCAGTCTCGGCCGGGCAATGCGGGTTGATCTGCGGGTCGCACAGACCAACCGCACGTGTCTTTCGCCAGCGGCGCAGCATGCCTTGCTGTGCGCAGCCGCTTAGAGAGCGGCGCGTTCCTTGGCGATCAGGTGGTCAGCCACTTCCAGGGTCTGCTGCGGACCACCGGCCGAACCCAGGTCGAAACGATACTTGCCGCCGACGATCATCACCGGTACGCCAGTGATCTGATAGGCCATGGCCAGTTTCTTGGCCTTTTCCATCTGGCCTTTGACGGCGAAGGAGTTGAAGGTCTTGAGGAAGGCATCGCGATCCACGCCCTGAGTGGCGACGAAATCGGCGAACTCT
The sequence above is drawn from the Pseudomonas sp. Z8(2022) genome and encodes:
- a CDS encoding DUF1330 domain-containing protein, whose protein sequence is MPSINPSQADLLAFAERMPGDTPILMLNLLRFNEQAAYGADNPHAPCSGREAYARYSRTALSKVRAVGGEVQVMADVHLSPIAPKDEQWDLLLLVRYPSAAAFLSMLSDPEYKAATVHRSAALSDSRLIGTTPA
- a CDS encoding MarC family protein; protein product: MDIFSIAVLIFLVTDPFGNIAIYIAALKNVEPRRRLWIAARELLFALGLLLLFLTFGDKFLTSLGLSREATAIAGGIILFVIAMRLIFPSPQGLLGDVPDGEPMLVPLATPAVAGPSALAVLMTLRNTHTGPLWELYLALILAWAVTAFILLQASFLQRFLGNRGLMAVERLMGMLLIMLSVDMLLDNLQSVFGHA
- a CDS encoding endonuclease/exonuclease/phosphatase family protein; its protein translation is MLRRWRKTRAVGLCDPQINPHCPAETDWPADGLLRLLSFNVQVGINTERYHHYLTRSWQHLLPHAGRAGNLQRIGDLLADFDLVALQEVDGGSLRSGYVNQVEYLAQQGAFPYWYQQLNRNLGRFAQHSNGVLSRLRPTLLEDHPLPGPPGRGAIFMRIGEGEGALCVVMMHLALGARTRTRQLAYIRERVSEFRHLVLMGDMNTHAVDLLENSPLRDLGLLAPQVEATFPSWRPQRCLDHILLSSELELGRVDVLSQPISDHLPVAVEIRLPDARSGPQMPMLKTPSSE
- a CDS encoding GGDEF domain-containing protein, with product MSDDAQRWKDKYLGSLEQQERLERRWESRLDLLRRGLVRSSLAAEGTDKAVDQCMQEMREILRRDDIDAALDGLLPRLEKAVLDSEQRRQQRAEQAAAALAALIEQLQRLQPPREVRKALKSLGKQLQDATSHHYLLPALLSQLSNLQGQALTVLQAPIQEQPGLLQRLFGSRSESGDEAANSTTPALVPESEDSTPAEAAPARESSPAVPAQPAHPQVSAAAPMLDSLPLPPGLVPQQDISDSRFSLPGSEPGYSTVAPHIASSLRHLLDELELPARHLPQGEALRRRLEGNLNWYELVPVLDDLAVLVLAVTDSGQREFAGYLKQLNERLAAFIGTLSEAHEGYTASVESTRNFNQQLRDQVSDLQNSVQEAADLDALKLALEQRLEGLLQSVSNHQRQRDSGEDAVAERLQGLVRRVAEMELEAQQFRQHIEEQRQKSLTDPLTGLPNRAAWSERLDLEIARHQRYGGQLLMAVLDIDHFKRINDGYGHLAGDRVLKIIAGELQKRLRKTDFIARFGGEEFVLLIPGTPLEGGVQLLETLRAAVEACPFHFRGEPVTITLSGGIAEFRNDEATEATFERADQALYRAKGSGRNRVEQA
- a CDS encoding N-acetylmuramoyl-L-alanine amidase, giving the protein MKSLCLALALVLLAGCSGGLRIDDSHTATGQNSRVQYVVLHYTSADLQRSLDLLTQTEVSSHYLIGDAPPTVYRLVDENRRAWHVGVSEWKGRTWLNSTTIGIELVNQGYYQTPSGRYWQPFAPQQIDTLIVLLKDIVNRHQLPLGSIIAHGDVAPQRKVDPGPLFPWKRLADEGLVPWPNEDEVARQQALFSTSLPSVQWFQEQLAQQGYTVPQHGELDEATRNVIAAFQMKYRPVNYDGEPDAETAARLLVLNLQAAG
- a CDS encoding response regulator, which codes for MSETDYVTAKTVLLVEDDDVVRELTTEVLGELGYRVHALSDGPSALNLLRSDQQVDLLMSDIGMPGMDGRELVKAARQLRPTLPVLFASGYDERELLEEVRARDSAAATNSIVKPYDLGLLAQRLDDLAGA